One genomic window of Metopolophium dirhodum isolate CAU chromosome 4, ASM1992520v1, whole genome shotgun sequence includes the following:
- the LOC132943156 gene encoding class A basic helix-loop-helix protein 15-like isoform X2 — translation MPATSDLQSEEEMLDGLQLRGRSFDVSTDHSRSPSTDDGDSESSDEKSRRPVAGKRKRRASIDEDDGDEPIATKTRKCRRSIRQRQSVEVLTAKDRNLRRLESNERERLRMHSLNDAFEKLREVVPHVKMGRKLSKLETLTLAKNYIMALTNVICEMRGEQKPFTFDDPDQAENDYASSNDGGFESGNSTKTPSNLEQELLSSD, via the exons ATGCCGGCCACGAGTGATCTCCAATCAGAAGAAGAAATGTTAGACGGACTTCAACTTCGTGGACGATCTTTCGACGTTTCTACTGATCACTCCAGATCACCTAGCACAGACGATG gcgATTCGGAGAGTTCAGATGAGAAATCACGAAGGCCTGTGGCGGGCAAGCGAAAACGACGGGCGAGCATAGATGAGGATGACGGCGACGAACCGATTGCGACGAAAACGAGAAAATGTCGCAGGAGCATCCGGCAAAGGCAATCGGTGGAGGTGTTGACGGCCAAAGACCGAAACTTGCGAAGGTTGGAGAGCAACGAACGCGAACGATTACGCATGCACTCATTGAACGATGCATTCGAG aaattgcGCGAAGTGGTACCTCACGTAAAAATGGGACGTAAACTATCAAAGTTGGAAACATTGACATTGGCAAAAAACTACATAATGGCATTGACTAACGTCATATGTGAAATGAGAGGCGAGCAAAAACCATTTAC TTTTGACGATCCCGATCAAGCCGAAAATGACTATGCATCGAGCAACGATGGTGGATTCGAATCGGGTAATAGTACAAAAACTCCCTCAAATTTGGAACAAGAGTTATTATCATCGGACTAG
- the LOC132943156 gene encoding neurogenic differentiation factor 1-like isoform X1 encodes MPATSDLQSEEEMLDGLQLRGRSFDVSTDHSRSPSTDDGSFYHPDNNNVSEDDDENIKSDSESSDEKSRRPVAGKRKRRASIDEDDGDEPIATKTRKCRRSIRQRQSVEVLTAKDRNLRRLESNERERLRMHSLNDAFEKLREVVPHVKMGRKLSKLETLTLAKNYIMALTNVICEMRGEQKPFTFDDPDQAENDYASSNDGGFESGNSTKTPSNLEQELLSSD; translated from the exons ATGCCGGCCACGAGTGATCTCCAATCAGAAGAAGAAATGTTAGACGGACTTCAACTTCGTGGACGATCTTTCGACGTTTCTACTGATCACTCCAGATCACCTAGCACAGACGATGGTTCGTTTTACCACCCAGACAACAATAATGTGTCCGAAGACGATGacgaaaatattaaaa gcgATTCGGAGAGTTCAGATGAGAAATCACGAAGGCCTGTGGCGGGCAAGCGAAAACGACGGGCGAGCATAGATGAGGATGACGGCGACGAACCGATTGCGACGAAAACGAGAAAATGTCGCAGGAGCATCCGGCAAAGGCAATCGGTGGAGGTGTTGACGGCCAAAGACCGAAACTTGCGAAGGTTGGAGAGCAACGAACGCGAACGATTACGCATGCACTCATTGAACGATGCATTCGAG aaattgcGCGAAGTGGTACCTCACGTAAAAATGGGACGTAAACTATCAAAGTTGGAAACATTGACATTGGCAAAAAACTACATAATGGCATTGACTAACGTCATATGTGAAATGAGAGGCGAGCAAAAACCATTTAC TTTTGACGATCCCGATCAAGCCGAAAATGACTATGCATCGAGCAACGATGGTGGATTCGAATCGGGTAATAGTACAAAAACTCCCTCAAATTTGGAACAAGAGTTATTATCATCGGACTAG